TCAAAGCGCTCAATCGCCTGAGCCTCGCCATCTGCCCCCAGCCCCGCATACGAAATGAACGTACCGGTACCGGTGATGGCTCCGCTGATCGTGTCGGCGCCACCGAGCTGGGTGTACATGCTCAGGTTGATATTAACGTTTTCCGTTTCGCTGGTGAAGTCCATGTACATGGTCACCTCTTCGCCTCCAGAGACCACAAACTTCAGGGCATCGGAGACCCCCGTCAGATAGCCGTCTTCATTCCCATAGACACCGGCATTGAGGTTCTGAAAGGAGATAATGTAGTTACCGCCTCCCGAATCCTCGATCGTGCCATCAAACGATCCGACAAAGGCCATCGTTT
This genomic interval from Ruficoccus sp. ZRK36 contains the following:
- a CDS encoding PEP-CTERM sorting domain-containing protein, which codes for MAALTLQVNTDNKTMAFVGSFDGTIEDSGGGNYIISFQNLNAGVYGNEDGYLTGVSDALKFVVSGGEEVTMYMDFTSETENVNINLSMYTQLGGADTISGAITGTGTFISYAGLGADGEAQAIERFEALIGQDLSMGQYDGSGFGSIRIEKALTVPEPSTYALIAGAAVLVVAFFVRRCRRSRE